A DNA window from Sebaldella sp. S0638 contains the following coding sequences:
- a CDS encoding zinc ribbon domain-containing protein, with translation MEKQFCQSCGMPMDAPELFGTNADGSKNEDYCTYCFKDGKFTQDITMDRMIEVCLEHIDEFNKDSEKKVTVDEARTMMKEYFPTLKRWKK, from the coding sequence ATGGAAAAGCAATTTTGCCAAAGCTGCGGAATGCCTATGGATGCTCCCGAATTATTCGGAACTAACGCAGACGGCTCTAAAAATGAGGATTATTGTACTTATTGCTTTAAAGACGGTAAATTTACACAGGATATTACAATGGACAGAATGATCGAAGTCTGTCTTGAGCATATTGATGAATTCAATAAGGACAGCGAGAAAAAAGTTACTGTTGATGAAGCAAGAACAATGATGAAAGAATATTTTCCAACTTTGAAAAGATGGAAAAAATAA
- a CDS encoding uracil-DNA glycosylase family protein, protein MKINIGKYLKENVVYNKEKYDFQFPDITLDTDKIKTIMINEVVPSDPYNDFYGKNENPDYLSTVLPLFQKAGASVDNIDDITSLGIYITNAVKIPKNEYTIPKDFITDSLPFLEAETDLFPNVEVIMLMGDVAKKAFNMISKKRTKTIALPAVSTYKLRNSELWYGKIRLFPSYIMTGKNILIEKSKFEMASEDIKNMLSIIM, encoded by the coding sequence ATGAAAATAAATATAGGAAAATACCTGAAAGAAAATGTGGTTTATAATAAAGAAAAATATGATTTTCAATTTCCCGACATTACGCTGGACACTGATAAAATAAAAACTATTATGATTAACGAAGTCGTCCCTTCTGATCCTTATAATGATTTTTACGGGAAAAATGAAAATCCCGACTACCTTAGCACTGTCCTGCCCTTATTCCAAAAAGCCGGAGCTTCTGTAGACAACATAGATGACATTACTTCACTTGGAATTTATATTACTAATGCAGTAAAAATACCCAAAAATGAGTATACTATACCAAAGGATTTTATTACAGATTCTCTTCCGTTTTTGGAAGCAGAAACTGACCTTTTTCCAAATGTAGAAGTAATAATGCTTATGGGAGATGTAGCCAAAAAGGCTTTTAATATGATAAGTAAAAAAAGGACAAAAACTATTGCACTGCCGGCTGTTTCTACATATAAACTAAGAAACAGCGAGCTTTGGTATGGTAAAATAAGACTTTTCCCCTCTTACATAATGACAGGGAAAAATATTCTTATTGAAAAATCAAAATTCGAAATGGCATCAGAAGATATTAAAAATATGCTTAGCATAATCATGTGA
- a CDS encoding type 1 glutamine amidotransferase family protein, protein MNTVLILLSDSFADWEAAYICPELNKLEDYEIKTVSLTKDPVATMGGLKVIPDYDISNIPNDINIKLLIIPGGLSWHNTDYDKYCDIIKYCLENNILTAAICNGVTFLANHGFLDNRRHTGNTVEYLKQNAPEYKGETEYVDSQSFIFENLITANGSAAVEFSRDILQKLDIYSQKEIDEWFKIFKIGYL, encoded by the coding sequence ATGAATACTGTTTTAATACTGCTTTCTGATAGCTTCGCAGACTGGGAAGCAGCTTATATATGCCCTGAGCTGAATAAACTCGAAGATTATGAAATAAAAACTGTTTCACTTACCAAAGATCCTGTTGCTACAATGGGCGGATTAAAAGTGATCCCTGATTATGACATTAGTAATATACCAAATGATATTAATATAAAACTTCTTATTATTCCCGGCGGTCTCAGCTGGCACAATACAGATTATGATAAATACTGCGATATAATAAAATACTGCCTTGAGAATAATATTCTTACAGCTGCTATCTGCAACGGCGTTACATTTCTTGCAAACCATGGTTTTCTGGATAACCGCAGACATACAGGAAATACAGTTGAGTACCTGAAACAGAATGCACCGGAATATAAAGGGGAAACTGAATATGTGGATTCACAGTCTTTTATTTTTGAAAATCTTATTACTGCCAACGGAAGTGCAGCTGTGGAATTTTCAAGAGATATTCTGCAAAAACTGGACATTTATTCACAGAAAGAAATCGACGAATGGTTTAAAATATTCAAAATAGGATACTTATAA